The following coding sequences are from one Haemophilus haemolyticus window:
- the rpoB gene encoding DNA-directed RNA polymerase subunit beta produces the protein MGYSYSEKKRIRKDFGKRPQVLNVPYLLTIQLDSFDKFIQKDPEGQQGLEAAFRSVFPIVSNNGYTELQYVDYRLEEPEFDVRECQIRGSTYAAGLRVKLRLVSYDKESSSRAVKDIKENEVYMGEIPLMTDNGTFVINGTERVIVSQLHRSPGVFFDSDKGKTHSSGKVLYNARIIPYRGSWLDFEFDPKDNLFARIDRRRKLPATIILRALGYTTEEILNLFFDKITFEIDGDKLLMTLVPERLRGETASFDIEANGKVYVERGRRITARHIKALEKDKISQVVVPSEYILGKVASKDYVDLESGEIICPANGEISLETLARLAQAGYTTIETLFTNDLDYGPYISETLRVDPTYDKTSALYEIYRMMRPGEPPTPESSEALFNNLFFSAERYDLSAVGRMKFNRSLAITEGEGAGTLSNEDIIAVMRKLIDIRNGRGEVDDIDHLGNRRIRSVGEMAENQFRIGLVRVERAVKERLSLGDLDAITPQDLINPKPISAAVKEFFGSSQLSQFMDQNNPLSEVTHKRRISALGPGGLTRERAGFEVRDVHNTHYGRLCPIETPEGPNIGLINSLSAFARTNDYGFLETPYRKVVDGQVTEEIEYLSAIDEANYIIAQANSNLDENNRFTDAFVTARGERGESGLYKPEDIHYMDVSTQQVVSVAAALIPFLEHDDANRALMGANMQRQAVPTLRADKPLVGTGMEKPIALDSGVAVVAKRGGTVQYVDASRIVIKVNEDETIAGEAGIDIYNLIKYTRSNQNTCINQIPCVNLGDPINRGEVLADGPSTDLGELALGQNIRVAFMPWNGYNFEDSMLVSERVVQQDRFTTIHIQELSCVARDTKLGAEEITADIPNVGESALSKLDESGIVYVGAEVKGGDILVGKVTPKGETQLTPEEKLLRAIFGEKASDVKDSSLRVPNGTSGTVIDVQVFTRDGVEKDKRALEIEEMQLREAKKDLTEELEILEAGLFARVRNLLISSGADAAQLDKLDRTKWLEQTIADEEKQNQLEQLAEQYEELRKEFEHKLEVKRKKIIKGDDLAPGVLKVVKVYLAVKRQIQPGDKMAGRHGNKGVISKINPVEDMPYDENGQPVEIVLNPLGVPSRMNIGQILETHLGLAAKGIGDQINAMLKQKREVEKLRGYIQKAYDLGNGSQKVDLSTFTDEEVLRLAGNLRKGLPVATPVFDGADEAEIKELLKLGGLPTSGQITLYDGRTGEKFERPVTVGYMYMLKLNHLVDDKMHARSTGSYSLVTQQPLGGKAQFGGQRFGEMEVWALEAYGAAYTLQEMLTVKSDDVNGRTKMYKNIVSGNQHMDPGTPESFNVIMKEIRSLGLNIELDEE, from the coding sequence ATGGGTTACTCCTATTCTGAGAAAAAACGAATTCGTAAAGACTTCGGTAAACGCCCGCAAGTTTTAAATGTTCCTTATTTATTAACCATTCAATTAGATTCTTTTGATAAATTCATTCAAAAAGATCCTGAAGGTCAACAAGGCTTAGAAGCGGCATTCCGTTCTGTATTCCCTATTGTAAGCAATAATGGCTATACAGAATTACAATATGTAGATTATCGTTTAGAAGAACCTGAATTTGATGTACGTGAGTGCCAAATTCGTGGATCAACTTATGCAGCAGGCTTACGTGTAAAATTACGTTTAGTGAGCTACGATAAAGAATCTTCTTCACGCGCAGTCAAAGATATTAAAGAAAATGAAGTTTATATGGGTGAAATCCCATTAATGACAGATAACGGTACTTTCGTAATCAATGGTACCGAGCGTGTTATCGTTTCACAATTACACCGTAGTCCAGGCGTATTCTTTGATTCTGACAAAGGTAAAACCCATTCTTCAGGTAAAGTGCTTTATAACGCACGTATTATTCCTTACCGTGGTTCTTGGTTAGATTTTGAATTCGATCCAAAAGATAACTTATTTGCGCGTATTGACCGTCGTCGTAAATTACCGGCAACAATCATTCTTCGTGCATTAGGCTACACCACTGAAGAAATCTTAAATCTATTCTTTGATAAAATTACCTTTGAAATCGATGGCGATAAATTGCTCATGACCTTAGTGCCAGAGCGTTTACGCGGTGAAACAGCTTCTTTTGATATTGAAGCAAATGGCAAAGTGTATGTTGAACGTGGTCGTCGTATTACCGCACGTCATATCAAAGCATTAGAAAAAGATAAAATTTCACAAGTCGTTGTACCTTCTGAATATATTTTAGGTAAAGTTGCATCGAAAGATTATGTTGATTTAGAGTCTGGCGAAATTATTTGCCCTGCAAATGGTGAGATTTCTTTAGAGACTCTTGCAAGATTAGCACAAGCAGGTTACACCACGATCGAAACTTTATTTACTAATGATTTAGATTACGGTCCATATATTTCTGAAACGCTACGTGTAGATCCAACTTATGACAAAACCAGTGCGCTTTACGAAATTTATCGTATGATGCGTCCGGGTGAGCCACCAACACCAGAATCTTCAGAAGCGTTATTCAATAATTTATTCTTCTCTGCAGAGCGTTATGATTTATCTGCTGTCGGTCGTATGAAATTCAATCGTTCTTTAGCGATCACAGAAGGTGAAGGCGCTGGCACTTTAAGCAATGAAGATATTATTGCGGTAATGCGTAAATTGATCGACATCCGTAATGGTCGCGGCGAAGTGGATGATATTGACCACTTGGGTAACCGTCGTATCCGTAGTGTAGGTGAGATGGCGGAAAACCAATTCCGTATTGGTTTAGTGCGTGTAGAAAGAGCGGTGAAAGAACGCTTATCTTTAGGTGATTTAGATGCAATCACCCCGCAAGACTTAATTAATCCAAAACCAATTTCTGCAGCGGTGAAAGAATTCTTTGGTTCTTCACAACTTTCGCAATTTATGGACCAAAACAACCCATTATCAGAAGTCACGCACAAACGTCGTATTTCTGCATTAGGTCCAGGCGGTTTAACGCGTGAGCGCGCAGGCTTTGAAGTGCGTGACGTACATAATACCCACTATGGTCGTTTATGTCCGATTGAAACCCCTGAAGGTCCAAACATCGGTTTGATTAACTCCCTTTCTGCGTTCGCGCGTACGAATGATTACGGTTTCTTAGAAACCCCATATCGTAAAGTGGTTGATGGTCAAGTAACCGAAGAAATCGAATACTTATCTGCAATTGATGAAGCAAACTATATCATTGCACAGGCAAACTCAAACTTAGACGAAAATAACCGTTTTACTGATGCTTTTGTTACTGCTCGTGGTGAACGTGGTGAATCTGGTTTATATAAACCTGAAGATATTCACTATATGGACGTTTCGACACAACAAGTGGTATCTGTTGCGGCTGCATTAATTCCATTCCTTGAGCATGACGATGCGAACCGTGCGTTGATGGGTGCGAACATGCAACGTCAAGCAGTTCCAACATTACGTGCTGACAAACCATTAGTTGGTACAGGTATGGAAAAACCAATCGCACTTGACTCAGGTGTTGCGGTTGTTGCAAAACGTGGTGGTACCGTTCAGTACGTCGATGCTTCTCGTATCGTTATTAAAGTAAATGAAGATGAAACCATTGCAGGTGAAGCTGGTATTGATATTTATAATTTAATCAAATATACCCGTTCTAACCAAAATACTTGTATTAACCAAATTCCTTGTGTGAATTTAGGCGATCCAATCAATCGTGGTGAAGTATTAGCAGACGGTCCTTCTACTGACTTAGGTGAGCTTGCATTAGGTCAAAATATTCGCGTGGCGTTCATGCCTTGGAACGGCTATAACTTCGAAGACTCAATGTTAGTTTCTGAACGTGTCGTTCAACAAGACCGTTTCACGACCATCCATATTCAAGAATTATCTTGTGTTGCGCGTGATACCAAGTTAGGTGCAGAAGAAATTACTGCAGATATTCCAAACGTAGGTGAGTCAGCGTTAAGCAAACTTGATGAATCTGGTATTGTTTATGTTGGTGCAGAGGTTAAAGGTGGTGACATCTTAGTAGGTAAAGTAACGCCTAAAGGTGAAACTCAATTAACCCCAGAAGAAAAACTTTTACGCGCAATCTTTGGTGAAAAAGCTTCTGATGTTAAAGATTCTTCATTACGTGTGCCAAACGGTACATCAGGTACGGTTATTGATGTTCAAGTCTTCACTCGTGATGGCGTAGAAAAAGATAAACGTGCATTAGAAATCGAAGAAATGCAACTTCGTGAAGCGAAAAAAGATTTAACTGAAGAGTTAGAGATTTTAGAAGCTGGCTTATTTGCTCGTGTTCGTAATCTTCTTATTTCTAGTGGTGCTGATGCAGCACAATTAGATAAATTAGATCGCACTAAATGGTTAGAACAAACCATTGCAGATGAAGAAAAACAAAATCAATTAGAACAGCTTGCAGAGCAATACGAAGAACTTCGTAAAGAGTTCGAACATAAACTTGAAGTGAAACGTAAGAAAATCATCAAAGGTGATGATCTTGCACCGGGCGTGTTAAAAGTGGTTAAAGTTTACCTCGCGGTGAAACGTCAAATCCAACCGGGTGATAAAATGGCGGGTCGTCATGGTAACAAAGGTGTTATCTCGAAAATTAACCCAGTTGAAGATATGCCATACGATGAGAATGGCCAACCGGTTGAGATCGTATTAAACCCATTGGGCGTACCATCTCGTATGAACATCGGTCAGATCCTTGAAACCCACTTAGGTTTAGCTGCTAAAGGTATTGGTGATCAAATCAATGCAATGCTTAAACAAAAACGAGAAGTGGAAAAATTACGTGGTTATATCCAAAAAGCGTATGACTTAGGTAATGGCTCACAAAAAGTGGATTTAAGTACCTTCACAGATGAAGAAGTATTGCGTTTAGCGGGAAATTTACGTAAGGGCTTACCAGTTGCAACGCCAGTGTTCGATGGTGCAGACGAAGCGGAAATCAAAGAGTTATTAAAACTTGGTGGATTACCAACTTCAGGTCAAATCACTTTATATGATGGCCGTACAGGTGAGAAATTCGAGCGTCCAGTAACAGTAGGTTATATGTACATGCTCAAATTGAACCACTTAGTTGATGACAAAATGCATGCTCGTTCAACTGGTTCTTATAGCCTTGTTACACAACAACCATTGGGTGGTAAAGCTCAATTCGGTGGCCAACGTTTCGGTGAGATGGAGGTATGGGCACTTGAAGCATACGGTGCAGCTTACACCTTACAAGAAATGTTAACGGTGAAATCGGATGATGTGAATGGTCGTACGAAGATGTATAAAAACATCGTAAGTGGTAACCAGCACATGGACCCAGGCACACCGGAATCTTTCAATGTAATTATGAAAGAAATCCGCTCACTTGGTTTAAATATCGAGTTAGACGAAGAGTAA
- the rpoC gene encoding DNA-directed RNA polymerase subunit beta', which yields MKDLVKFLKAQSKTSEDFDVIKIGLASPDMIRSWSFGEVKKPETINYRTFKPERDGLFCARIFGPVKDYECLCGKYKRLKHRGVICEKCGVEVTQTKVRRERMGHIELASPVAHIWFLKSLPSRIGLLLDMPLRDIERVLYFEMYIVTEPGMTDLERGQLLTEEQYLDAEDRWQDEFEAKMGAEAIQDLLKGMDLEVECEKLREELQETNSETKRKKITKRLKLLEAFVQSGNKPEWMVMTVLPVLPPDLRPLVPLDGGRFATSDLNDLYRRVINRNNRLKRLLDLIAPDIIVRNEKRMLQESVDALLDNGRRGRAITGSNRRPLKSLADMIKGKQGRFRQNLLGKRVDYSGRSVITVGPYLHLHQCGLPKKMALELFRPFIYAKLESRGYATTIKAAKKMVEREDAIVWDILAEVIREHPILLNRAPTLHRLGIQAFEPILIEGKAIQLHPLVCAAFNADFDGDQMAVHVPLTLEAQLEARALMMSTNNVLSPANGDPIIVPSQDVVLGLYYMTREKVNGKGEGMLLQDPREAEKAYRTGEAELHSRVKVRITEYVKNEAGEFDAKTTLTDTTIGRAILWMIAPKGMPYSLFNQTLGKKAISKLINEAYRRLGLKEAVMFADQIMYTGFAYAARSGSSVGIDDMEIPAKKYEIISAAEEEVAEIQEQFQSGLVTAGERYNKVIDIWAAANERVAKAMMENLSQEEVINREGNPEKQASFNSIFMMADSGARGSAAQIRQLAGMRGLMARPDGSIIETPITANFREGLNVLQYFISTHGARKGLADTALKTANSGYLTRRLVDVAQDLVIVEDDCGTHEGLVMTPLIEGGDEKVPLRELVLGRVAAEDILKPGTEEVLIPRNTLLDEKLCDVLDANSVDSVKVRSVVTCDTDFGVCAKCYGRDLARGHLINQGEAVGVIAAQSIGEPGTQLTMRTFHIGGAASAAAKESSVQVKNTGTLHLMNAKFVTNDEGKLVLTSRNTELTITDAFGRTKEHYKVPYGAVLSKGDGQDVTAGETIANWDPHTMPVVSEVSGFVKFVDIIDGLTVTRQTDELTGLSSIVVQDVGERATAGKDLRPTIKLVDANGNDIFLPETDVLAQYFLPGKAIVSLDDGAAVKVGEPLARIPQESVGTKDITGGLPRVADLFEARKPKEPAILAEISGIVSFGKETKGKRRLLITPAEGETYEEMIPKWRQLNVFEGEMVQRGDVISDGAETPHDILRLRGVRAVTEYIVNEVQDVYRLQGVKINDKHIEVIVRQMLRKAVITKAYDSEFLEGEQVEVARVKIVNRQREAEGKPPVEFERELLGITKASLATESFISAASFQETTRVLTEAAVAGKRDELRGLKENVIVGRLIPAGTGFAYHQNRHKHRLVDDVVAKLSEEDEAAIADEFVMTADDASANLAEMLNMADDAE from the coding sequence GTGAAAGACTTAGTTAAGTTTTTAAAAGCACAGTCAAAAACCAGTGAAGATTTTGATGTGATTAAAATTGGGTTAGCTTCCCCAGATATGATCCGTTCTTGGTCATTTGGTGAAGTGAAGAAACCTGAAACCATTAACTACCGTACGTTCAAACCTGAACGTGATGGTCTTTTCTGTGCGCGTATCTTCGGGCCTGTAAAAGATTACGAATGTTTATGTGGTAAATATAAACGTTTAAAACACCGTGGTGTGATTTGTGAAAAATGTGGTGTTGAAGTCACTCAAACTAAAGTTCGTCGTGAACGTATGGGCCACATTGAACTTGCATCGCCAGTTGCGCATATTTGGTTCTTAAAATCATTACCGTCTCGTATCGGTTTACTTTTAGATATGCCATTGCGCGATATCGAACGTGTACTTTATTTTGAAATGTACATCGTGACCGAACCAGGTATGACGGACTTAGAGCGCGGTCAATTATTAACTGAAGAACAATACCTTGATGCTGAAGATCGTTGGCAAGATGAATTCGAAGCGAAAATGGGTGCTGAAGCAATTCAAGATCTTTTAAAAGGTATGGATCTTGAAGTTGAATGTGAAAAATTACGTGAAGAATTACAAGAAACTAACTCTGAAACTAAACGTAAAAAAATCACTAAACGTTTAAAATTATTAGAAGCATTTGTTCAATCTGGTAATAAACCAGAATGGATGGTAATGACTGTATTACCAGTTCTTCCACCAGATTTACGTCCATTAGTGCCGCTTGATGGTGGTCGTTTTGCGACTTCAGATCTGAACGATTTATATCGTCGTGTGATCAACCGTAACAACCGTTTAAAACGTTTATTAGATTTAATTGCGCCAGATATTATTGTGCGCAACGAAAAACGTATGTTACAAGAATCTGTTGATGCATTATTAGATAATGGTCGTCGCGGTCGTGCAATTACGGGTTCTAACCGTCGTCCATTAAAATCATTAGCGGATATGATCAAAGGTAAACAAGGTCGTTTCCGTCAAAACTTATTAGGTAAACGTGTTGACTATTCAGGTCGTTCAGTAATCACTGTAGGTCCATACTTGCACTTACACCAATGTGGTTTACCTAAGAAAATGGCATTGGAATTATTCCGTCCGTTTATCTACGCTAAATTAGAAAGCCGTGGTTATGCTACGACAATCAAAGCAGCTAAGAAAATGGTTGAGCGTGAAGATGCGATCGTTTGGGATATTCTTGCAGAAGTTATTCGTGAACACCCAATTCTATTGAACCGTGCGCCAACACTTCACCGTTTGGGTATCCAAGCGTTTGAACCGATCTTAATCGAAGGTAAAGCGATTCAATTACACCCACTCGTTTGTGCGGCGTTCAACGCGGACTTCGATGGTGACCAAATGGCGGTACACGTTCCATTAACGCTTGAAGCTCAATTAGAAGCTCGTGCGTTAATGATGTCAACCAACAACGTGCTTTCACCAGCAAACGGTGATCCTATTATCGTTCCATCACAAGACGTGGTATTAGGTCTTTACTATATGACCCGTGAAAAAGTGAACGGTAAAGGCGAAGGCATGTTATTGCAAGATCCTCGCGAAGCTGAAAAAGCATATCGTACTGGTGAAGCAGAATTACATTCTCGTGTGAAAGTACGTATTACTGAATATGTGAAGAATGAAGCTGGCGAATTTGATGCGAAAACTACATTAACCGATACCACTATCGGTCGTGCAATCTTATGGATGATCGCGCCGAAAGGCATGCCTTATTCATTGTTCAACCAAACATTAGGTAAAAAAGCCATTTCTAAACTGATTAACGAAGCTTATCGTCGTTTAGGTTTAAAAGAAGCGGTAATGTTTGCTGACCAAATTATGTATACCGGTTTTGCTTATGCGGCACGTTCTGGTTCATCAGTTGGTATTGATGATATGGAAATTCCAGCGAAGAAATACGAAATTATTTCTGCAGCGGAAGAAGAAGTAGCAGAGATCCAAGAACAATTCCAATCAGGTCTTGTGACTGCAGGCGAACGCTATAATAAAGTTATCGATATTTGGGCCGCAGCGAATGAGCGCGTAGCGAAAGCGATGATGGAAAACTTATCTCAAGAAGAAGTCATCAACCGCGAAGGTAATCCTGAAAAACAAGCGTCCTTTAACAGTATCTTTATGATGGCTGACTCTGGCGCGCGTGGTTCTGCAGCACAGATTCGTCAGTTAGCAGGTATGCGTGGTTTGATGGCTCGTCCAGATGGTTCGATCATTGAAACCCCAATTACAGCAAACTTCCGTGAAGGTTTGAACGTATTACAGTACTTTATTTCAACCCACGGTGCGCGTAAAGGTTTGGCGGATACCGCATTAAAAACAGCAAACTCAGGTTACTTAACTCGTCGTTTAGTTGATGTAGCACAAGACTTAGTGATCGTAGAAGATGACTGTGGTACGCACGAAGGCTTAGTTATGACCCCATTAATCGAAGGTGGAGATGAAAAAGTTCCACTTCGTGAATTAGTGTTAGGTCGTGTAGCTGCAGAAGATATTTTAAAACCAGGTACAGAAGAAGTATTAATTCCTCGTAACACGTTATTAGATGAAAAACTCTGTGATGTGTTGGATGCAAACTCTGTAGATAGCGTAAAAGTACGTTCTGTTGTAACTTGTGATACTGACTTTGGCGTATGTGCGAAATGTTATGGTCGTGATCTTGCGCGTGGTCATTTAATTAACCAAGGTGAAGCAGTGGGTGTTATTGCTGCTCAATCTATCGGTGAGCCTGGTACACAGTTAACCATGCGTACGTTCCATATCGGTGGTGCGGCATCTGCGGCAGCGAAAGAATCTAGTGTTCAAGTTAAAAACACTGGTACATTACACTTAATGAATGCAAAATTCGTTACTAACGATGAAGGTAAATTAGTATTAACGTCTCGTAATACTGAATTAACTATTACCGATGCATTTGGTCGTACTAAAGAACACTATAAAGTGCCTTACGGTGCGGTGTTAAGCAAAGGTGACGGTCAAGATGTAACAGCAGGCGAAACTATCGCAAATTGGGATCCACATACCATGCCAGTTGTCTCTGAAGTATCTGGTTTTGTGAAATTCGTTGATATTATTGATGGCTTAACTGTAACGCGTCAAACTGATGAATTAACAGGTTTATCATCAATCGTGGTTCAAGATGTGGGTGAACGTGCTACTGCTGGTAAAGATTTACGTCCAACCATTAAATTAGTTGATGCAAATGGTAACGACATTTTCTTACCTGAAACTGATGTTCTTGCACAGTACTTCTTACCGGGTAAAGCAATCGTAAGTTTAGACGATGGCGCAGCAGTGAAAGTGGGTGAACCATTAGCACGTATTCCGCAAGAATCTGTGGGTACGAAAGATATTACCGGTGGTCTACCGCGCGTTGCAGATTTATTTGAAGCACGTAAACCAAAAGAACCAGCTATCTTGGCTGAAATTTCTGGTATCGTGTCTTTCGGTAAAGAAACCAAAGGTAAACGCCGTTTATTAATTACTCCTGCGGAAGGCGAAACTTATGAAGAAATGATTCCAAAATGGCGTCAGCTCAACGTATTTGAAGGTGAAATGGTACAACGTGGTGACGTAATTTCTGATGGTGCTGAAACACCACATGATATTTTACGTTTACGTGGCGTGCGTGCAGTAACTGAATACATTGTGAACGAAGTACAAGATGTTTACCGCTTACAAGGGGTAAAAATCAACGATAAACATATCGAAGTTATCGTTCGTCAAATGTTACGTAAAGCGGTAATTACTAAAGCTTACGACTCAGAATTCCTAGAAGGGGAACAAGTCGAAGTCGCTCGCGTGAAAATCGTTAACCGTCAACGTGAAGCAGAAGGCAAACCACCAGTTGAGTTTGAGCGCGAATTATTGGGTATCACCAAAGCGTCTCTTGCGACTGAATCCTTCATCTCTGCCGCATCGTTCCAAGAAACTACTCGTGTTCTTACCGAAGCAGCAGTGGCAGGTAAACGTGATGAATTACGTGGCTTGAAAGAGAACGTAATTGTAGGTCGATTAATTCCTGCGGGTACAGGTTTTGCGTATCATCAAAATCGTCACAAACATCGTTTAGTTGATGATGTAGTAGCTAAACTATCTGAAGAAGATGAAGCTGCTATCGCTGATGAGTTTGTCATGACTGCAGATGATGCAAGTGCAAACTTAGCTGAAATGCTTAATATGGCAGATGATGCGGAATAA
- the tehA gene encoding dicarboxylate transporter/tellurite-resistance protein TehA encodes MSTTKPFPLPTGYFGIPLGLAALSLAWFHLENLFPAVRTVSDILGIVASAVWILFILMYAYKLRYYFEDVRAEYHCPVRFSFIALIPITTMLVGDIIYRWNPLIAEVMIWIGTVGQLLFSSLRISELWQGGVFEQKSTRPPFYLPAVAANFTSASSLALLGYHDLGYLFFGAGMVAWIIFEPVLLQHLRISSLEPPFRATMGIILAPAFVGASAYLSLNHGEVDTLVKILWGYGFLQLFFLLRLFPWIVEKGLNIGLWGFSFGLASMANSAIAFYHGNVLQGVSIFAFIFSNFMIGLLVLMTVIKLAKGQFFLK; translated from the coding sequence ATGAGTACAACAAAACCTTTTCCTCTTCCAACAGGATATTTCGGTATTCCTCTTGGTTTGGCCGCTTTATCTTTGGCTTGGTTTCATCTAGAAAACTTATTTCCAGCTGTGCGAACAGTAAGTGATATTCTTGGCATAGTAGCAAGTGCGGTCTGGATTTTATTTATTTTAATGTATGCGTATAAACTTCGTTATTACTTTGAGGACGTTCGAGCAGAGTATCATTGCCCAGTTCGTTTTTCCTTTATTGCGTTGATTCCTATTACAACCATGTTGGTGGGCGATATTATTTATCGTTGGAATCCTTTAATTGCTGAAGTGATGATTTGGATTGGTACTGTAGGACAGTTACTTTTCTCATCATTGCGTATCAGTGAACTATGGCAAGGTGGTGTATTTGAACAAAAATCTACTCGTCCTCCGTTTTATTTGCCTGCGGTTGCTGCAAATTTCACAAGTGCAAGTTCATTGGCATTACTGGGTTACCATGATTTAGGTTATTTGTTCTTCGGCGCAGGAATGGTTGCATGGATTATTTTTGAGCCAGTATTATTACAACATTTGCGAATTTCATCTCTTGAGCCGCCATTTAGAGCCACAATGGGCATTATTCTGGCGCCTGCATTTGTGGGCGCATCCGCTTATTTGTCACTAAATCATGGTGAAGTGGATACTTTAGTTAAAATCCTTTGGGGATATGGATTCTTGCAATTATTTTTCTTATTGCGATTATTCCCTTGGATTGTGGAAAAAGGACTTAACATTGGCTTATGGGGATTCTCATTCGGATTAGCGTCTATGGCAAACAGTGCTATCGCTTTCTATCATGGCAATGTTTTACAAGGCGTGTCTATTTTTGCCTTTATTTTCTCGAATTTCATGATTGGCTTATTAGTTCTAATGACAGTTATTAAATTAGCTAAAGGGCAGTTTTTCCTAAAATAA
- the tsaA gene encoding tRNA (N6-threonylcarbamoyladenosine(37)-N6)-methyltransferase TrmO — protein sequence MNDLTLSPIAIIHTPYKEKFSVPRQPNLVEDGVGIVELLPPYNSPEAVRGLEQFSHLWLIFQFDQIQQGKWQPTVRPPRLGGNQRIGVFASRATHRPNPLGLSKVELRQVECINGNVFLHLGAVDLVDGTPIFDIKPYIAYADSEPNAQSSFAQEKPPAKLTVEFTEQAQSAVKKREEKRPHLSRFIRQVLEQDPRPAYQQGKPSDRIYGMSLYEFNVKWRIKAGTVNCVEVIEIEKDK from the coding sequence ATGAATGATTTAACCTTATCGCCTATCGCCATTATCCACACGCCTTATAAAGAAAAATTCTCCGTACCACGCCAACCTAATTTAGTTGAAGATGGAGTAGGCATTGTAGAACTCTTACCGCCGTATAATTCGCCTGAAGCTGTGAGAGGACTGGAACAATTCAGTCACCTTTGGTTAATTTTTCAGTTCGACCAAATCCAACAAGGAAAATGGCAACCCACCGTACGCCCTCCGCGGTTAGGCGGTAATCAACGAATTGGCGTGTTTGCTTCACGCGCAACGCACCGCCCAAATCCTCTTGGTTTATCCAAAGTCGAATTACGTCAAGTAGAATGTATCAACGGTAACGTTTTTCTCCATTTAGGTGCGGTGGATTTAGTGGATGGCACGCCGATTTTCGATATCAAACCCTATATTGCCTATGCGGATAGTGAGCCAAATGCGCAATCGAGCTTTGCCCAAGAAAAACCACCAGCAAAATTGACGGTTGAATTTACCGAGCAAGCCCAAAGTGCGGTAAAAAAACGAGAAGAAAAACGACCGCACTTAAGTCGTTTTATTCGCCAAGTGCTAGAGCAAGATCCGCGCCCCGCCTACCAACAAGGTAAACCGAGTGATCGTATTTATGGAATGAGTTTGTACGAATTTAATGTGAAATGGCGAATTAAAGCGGGTACGGTAAATTGTGTAGAAGTGATTGAAATAGAAAAAGACAAATAA
- the menA gene encoding 1,4-dihydroxy-2-naphthoate octaprenyltransferase, which translates to MTNEKLKMWWETARPKTLPLALASIFTGSALGYWANPQGFYGLVMALCLLTTILLQVLSNFANDYGDHQKGSDTEERIGPLRGIQKGAISAKELKWGLILMVVASFLSGSFLIGIAYENLSDLFAFAGLGILAIVAAITYTVGAKPYGYMGFGDISVLVFFGLLGVGGTYYLQTHSIDSHIILPAIGSGLLASAVLNINNLRDIEQDAKAGKNTLAVRLGAYKGRVYHCILLSVAALCYLAFAVATATSWTNYLFVLAMPLLAKHAIFVYRSQQPSELRPMLAQMSMISLLINILFSLGLLIG; encoded by the coding sequence ATGACAAATGAAAAATTGAAAATGTGGTGGGAAACGGCTCGACCGAAAACTTTGCCCTTAGCGTTGGCATCGATTTTCACGGGCTCGGCATTAGGTTATTGGGCGAATCCACAAGGTTTTTATGGGCTTGTAATGGCGCTTTGTTTACTTACGACAATTTTATTGCAGGTGCTTTCTAATTTTGCCAATGATTATGGGGATCATCAAAAAGGTTCAGATACTGAAGAACGTATTGGACCATTACGTGGCATTCAAAAAGGCGCCATTTCAGCAAAAGAACTGAAATGGGGATTAATTCTAATGGTGGTGGCCAGTTTTCTTTCAGGAAGTTTCTTGATTGGAATCGCTTATGAAAATCTCTCCGATTTATTCGCTTTCGCTGGGCTTGGCATTTTAGCTATTGTTGCTGCCATTACTTACACGGTTGGGGCAAAACCTTATGGCTATATGGGATTTGGCGATATTTCTGTATTGGTATTTTTTGGTTTGCTTGGCGTTGGCGGCACTTATTATTTGCAAACTCACAGTATTGATAGCCACATTATTTTGCCTGCTATTGGTTCTGGCTTATTGGCAAGTGCGGTATTAAATATCAATAATTTACGCGATATTGAACAGGATGCGAAAGCTGGCAAAAATACCCTAGCCGTTCGTTTAGGTGCATATAAAGGGCGTGTTTATCATTGTATTTTATTAAGTGTGGCGGCCTTATGTTATTTAGCATTTGCGGTGGCAACGGCCACTTCTTGGACAAATTATTTATTTGTATTAGCAATGCCGCTGTTAGCTAAACATGCGATCTTTGTTTATCGCAGTCAGCAGCCAAGTGAATTGCGTCCAATGTTGGCTCAAATGTCTATGATTTCGTTATTAATCAATATCTTGTTTAGTTTAGGCTTGCTTATCGGCTAA